Proteins encoded within one genomic window of Natator depressus isolate rNatDep1 chromosome 1, rNatDep2.hap1, whole genome shotgun sequence:
- the LOC141980506 gene encoding histone H3: MARTKQTARKSTGGKAPRKQLATKAARKSAPATGGVKKPHRYRPGTVALREIRRYQKSTELLIRKLPFQRLVREIAQDFKTDLRFQSSAVMALQEASEAYLVGLFEDTNLCAIHAKRVTIMPKDIQLARRIRGERA; this comes from the coding sequence ATGGCCCGGACCAAGCAGACCGCCCGTAAATCCACCGGTGGCAAAGCTCCCCGTAAACAGCTGGCCACTAAAGCTGCCCGGAAGAGCGCACCTGCAACTGGGGGAGTGAAGAAACCCCATCGTTACCGACCCGGCACTGTTGCCCTGCGAGAGATCCGCCGCTACCAGAAATCTACCGAGCTGCTCATCCGCAAGCTgcccttccagcgcctggtgcgTGAAATCGCCCAGGACTTCAAGACCGATTTGCGCTTCCAGAGCTCGGCCGTTATGGCCTTGCAGGAGGCCAGCGAAGCCTACTTGGTGGGGCTCTTTGAAGATACTAACCTGTGTGCTATTCACGCCAAGAGAGTCACCATCATGCCTAAGGACATCCAGTTAGCCCGGCGTATCCGCGGCGAGAGAGCTTAA
- the LOC141980508 gene encoding histone H2B 8 — protein sequence MPEPAKSAPAPKKGSKKAVTKTQKKGDKKRRKTRKESYSIYVYKVLKQVHPDTGISSKAMGIMNSFVNDIFERIAGEASRLAHYNKRSTITSREIQTAVRLLLPGELAKHAVSEGTKAVTKYTSSK from the coding sequence ATGCCGGAGCCAGCAAAATCTGCTCCCGCTCCCAAGAAGGGCTCTAAAAAAGCTGTGACCAAGACTCAGAAGAAGGGCGATAAGAAGCGTAGAAAGACTAGAAAGGAGAGTTATTCCATCTACGTGTACAAAGTGTTGAAGCAAGTTCACCCGGACACCGGTATTTCCTCTAAGGCGATGGGGATCATGAACTCCTTTGTAAATGACATCTTCGAGCGCATTGCGGGGGAAGCGTCTCGCCTCGCTCATTACAACAAGCGTTCAACCATCACTTCTCGGGAGATCCAGACCGCTGTGCGCCTGCTTCTGCCGGGGGAACTGGCCAAACACGCCGTGTCTGAGGGCACTAAGGCCGTCACCAAGTACACCAGCTCCAAGTAA
- the LOC141986215 gene encoding histone H2A.J, with protein sequence MSGRGKQGGKVRAKAKSRSSRAGLQFPVGRVHRLLRKGNYAERVGAGAPVYMAAVLEYLTAEILELAGNAARDNKKTRIIPRHLQLAIRNDEELNKLLGKVTIAQGGVLPNIQAVLLPKKTESHKAKSK encoded by the coding sequence ATGTCAGGCCGAGGAAAGCAAGGAGGTAAGGTGCGGGCTAAGGCGAAATCTCGCTCCTCCCGGGCTGGTCTACAGTTCCCGGTGGGCCGTGTGCACCGGCTGCTCCGCAAAGGTAATTACGCAGAGCGGGTGGGCGCTGGCGCCCCAGTCTATATGGCTGCGGTGTTGGAGTATCTGACCGCTGAGATTCTGGAGCTGGCTGGCAACGCGGCGCGGGATAATAAGAAAACCAGGATCATCCCCCGTCACCTGCAGCTCGCCATCCGAAACGATGAGGAGCTTAACAAGCTCCTGGGGAAAGTTACCATCGCTCAAGGGGGTGTCCTGCCCAATATCCAGGCCGTGCTGCTGCCCAAAAAAACCGAGAGTCACAAGGCTAAGAGCAAGTGA